A single genomic interval of bacterium harbors:
- a CDS encoding formate--tetrahydrofolate ligase, with the protein MKTDVEIARAATPRPISEVAQELGLGEDDLHHYGRDVAKIDLDVLDRPRRRKSASRLVLVSAITPTPAGEGKTTTSIGLADALSRIGESVCLALREPSLGPCMGVKGGAAGGGHSQVIPMERINLHFTGDFHAITAANNLLSAMLDNHIHQGNGLDIDVRRILWRRVLDVNDRALRHAIVGLGGPTHGVPREAGFDITAASEVMAILCLAKDADDLRERLDRTLIAFSRTGNPITARDLGASGAMHALLHEALRPNLVQTLEGTPALIHGGPFANIAHGCNSVFATRMALHTADWCVTEAGFGFDLGAEKFFDIKCQSAGLDTAAVVLVATIRALKMHGGRKRSELGEIDPDAVRRGLPNLEKHLESIACFGERPVVAINRFAQDTAEEVAVVRECCEALGVPVAATDHHARGGEGAEGLARTLVQHAETTGEAFRPLYDWSDAVEDKISAVAQAMYGADAVSYTKNAKRDLREIESLGFAGLPVCIAKIPGSLSDDARLRGRPRDFNITVRGIRVNAGAGFLVVLTGDIMRMPGLPGRPLAESIDVRNGRIEGLS; encoded by the coding sequence ATGAAGACCGATGTTGAAATTGCCAGAGCGGCTACACCGAGGCCGATCAGCGAAGTTGCGCAGGAACTCGGACTCGGCGAAGACGATCTGCACCACTACGGCCGGGACGTCGCGAAAATCGACCTCGATGTTCTCGATCGTCCGCGACGACGCAAGAGTGCGTCGCGGCTCGTGCTGGTATCGGCCATCACGCCAACGCCAGCGGGCGAGGGCAAGACGACAACCAGCATCGGGCTGGCCGATGCGCTCTCACGGATTGGAGAGTCGGTGTGTCTGGCCCTGCGCGAGCCTTCGTTGGGGCCGTGCATGGGAGTCAAGGGCGGCGCTGCGGGCGGGGGCCATAGCCAGGTGATTCCGATGGAGCGCATCAACCTGCATTTCACCGGAGATTTTCACGCCATCACTGCGGCCAACAATCTGCTCTCTGCGATGCTCGACAACCACATCCACCAGGGCAATGGCCTCGACATCGACGTGCGCCGGATTCTCTGGCGACGAGTGCTCGACGTCAACGATCGGGCCTTGCGTCACGCGATCGTGGGTCTGGGCGGCCCGACACACGGCGTCCCACGTGAGGCGGGCTTCGATATCACGGCGGCTTCGGAAGTGATGGCGATCCTCTGCCTCGCAAAGGATGCCGACGACCTGCGCGAGCGCCTAGATCGCACACTCATCGCGTTTAGTCGTACGGGAAACCCGATCACCGCGCGGGATCTCGGCGCGAGTGGAGCAATGCACGCCTTGCTTCACGAAGCTCTGCGACCCAATCTGGTCCAGACCCTCGAAGGCACACCCGCGCTCATTCACGGCGGACCCTTCGCCAATATCGCCCACGGCTGCAATAGCGTGTTCGCCACGCGAATGGCATTGCACACGGCCGACTGGTGCGTGACCGAAGCCGGGTTCGGTTTCGATCTCGGCGCAGAGAAGTTCTTCGACATCAAGTGTCAGAGTGCCGGACTCGACACCGCAGCGGTCGTTCTGGTGGCCACGATTCGCGCACTCAAGATGCACGGCGGGCGCAAGCGCAGTGAACTGGGCGAAATCGATCCCGACGCGGTACGTCGCGGCCTTCCCAATCTGGAGAAGCACCTCGAGAGTATTGCCTGTTTCGGTGAGCGCCCGGTCGTCGCCATCAACCGATTTGCCCAGGACACGGCTGAGGAGGTTGCCGTCGTGCGCGAGTGTTGTGAGGCGCTAGGAGTTCCCGTGGCCGCCACCGATCACCACGCACGTGGCGGCGAAGGGGCGGAAGGTCTGGCCCGAACCCTCGTGCAACACGCGGAGACGACGGGTGAAGCCTTTCGCCCGCTCTACGACTGGAGCGATGCCGTCGAAGACAAGATCTCGGCCGTCGCCCAGGCGATGTACGGCGCCGATGCGGTTTCGTACACGAAGAACGCCAAACGGGACCTGCGAGAGATCGAGTCCCTCGGTTTCGCGGGACTGCCCGTGTGCATCGCCAAGATCCCGGGTTCACTCTCGGACGACGCCAGGCTTCGCGGGCGGCCCCGCGATTTCAACATCACGGTTCGAGGTATCCGGGTGAACGCGGGCGCCGGTTTTCTCGTAGTCCTGACCGGCGACATCATGCGCATGCCGGGACTGCCGGGTCGTCCACTGGCCGAGAGCATCGACGTGCGAAACGGTCGCATCGAAGGTCTCTCCTAG